A section of the Rhizobium sp. SSA_523 genome encodes:
- a CDS encoding CinA family protein, with protein MSDPNSENLHLARQVIETYCQKGWMVTAAESCTGGLISAVLTEVAGSSAVVDRGFVTYSNEAKMDLLGVMPATLNAFGAVSRETALQMAHGALMRSRATSAVAVTGIAGPGGGSADKPVGLVHLAGLGRGGRLIHREMRYGDLGRSGIRLATVETALKILLDLAKA; from the coding sequence ATGAGCGATCCAAACAGCGAAAACCTGCACCTTGCTCGTCAGGTGATCGAGACCTATTGCCAGAAGGGCTGGATGGTCACCGCCGCCGAATCCTGCACGGGCGGGCTGATTTCGGCCGTGCTCACGGAGGTGGCGGGCTCATCCGCCGTCGTCGATCGCGGCTTCGTCACCTATAGCAACGAGGCCAAGATGGACCTGCTGGGCGTGATGCCGGCAACGCTCAACGCCTTCGGCGCCGTCTCCCGCGAAACCGCGCTGCAGATGGCGCATGGCGCGCTGATGCGCTCGCGCGCCACGTCCGCCGTGGCCGTAACGGGTATTGCCGGCCCCGGCGGCGGCTCCGCCGACAAACCGGTGGGACTGGTGCATCTGGCAGGCCTCGGGCGCGGCGGGCGCCTCATCCACCGTGAGATGCGCTATGGCGATCTCGGCCGCTCCGGCATCCGCCTTGCCACCGTCGAGACAGCGCTCAAGATCCTTCTGGATCTGGCCAAGGCCTGA
- the lipA gene encoding lipoyl synthase produces MVTILDRMSLPDEAKRVRHPEKAHRPDTDVLRKPEWIRVRAPTSKGYQETRELVRSHKLVTVCEEAGCPNIGECWDKKHATFMIMGEICTRACAFCNVATGRPNALDLDEPENVAKAVRQMGLSHVVITSVDRDDLEDGGAEHFEKVIFAIRAASPLTTIEILTPDFLKKPGALERVVAAKPDVFNHNLETVAGNYLTVRPGARYFHSIRLLQRVKELDPTMFTKSGIMVGLGEERNEVLQLMDDLRTADVDFLTIGQYLQPTRKHHKVEAFVTPEEFKSYETVAYTKGFLMVSSSPLTRSSHHAGDDFARLKAARERKLLVAAE; encoded by the coding sequence ATGGTCACCATTCTTGATCGCATGTCTTTGCCGGATGAGGCCAAGCGCGTTCGCCATCCGGAAAAGGCGCACCGGCCCGATACGGACGTGCTGCGCAAGCCGGAATGGATTCGTGTCCGGGCTCCGACCTCCAAAGGCTATCAGGAGACGCGCGAGCTGGTCCGGTCGCACAAGCTCGTCACCGTCTGCGAGGAGGCGGGCTGCCCGAATATCGGCGAGTGCTGGGACAAGAAGCACGCAACCTTCATGATCATGGGCGAGATCTGCACCCGCGCCTGCGCCTTCTGCAATGTGGCGACGGGCCGTCCCAATGCGCTGGACCTGGATGAGCCGGAGAATGTCGCCAAGGCCGTGCGGCAGATGGGCCTGAGCCATGTCGTCATCACCTCCGTCGACCGCGACGATCTGGAGGATGGCGGCGCCGAGCATTTCGAGAAGGTGATCTTCGCCATTCGCGCAGCCTCGCCGCTCACCACGATCGAAATCCTGACGCCGGACTTTCTGAAGAAGCCGGGCGCGCTCGAGCGGGTCGTGGCCGCCAAGCCCGATGTCTTCAACCACAATCTGGAGACCGTGGCCGGCAATTACCTCACCGTGCGGCCGGGCGCGCGTTATTTCCATTCGATCCGCCTGCTGCAGCGGGTGAAGGAACTGGACCCCACCATGTTCACCAAATCCGGCATCATGGTCGGGCTTGGCGAGGAGCGCAACGAAGTGCTGCAGCTGATGGACGATCTGCGGACGGCGGATGTCGACTTCCTGACCATCGGCCAATATCTGCAGCCGACCCGCAAGCACCACAAGGTCGAGGCCTTCGTCACACCGGAGGAATTCAAGTCCTATGAAACGGTGGCTTACACCAAGGGCTTCCTGATGGTGTCGTCCAGCCCGCTGACGCGGTCTTCGCACCATGCCGGCGATGATTTCGCCAGGCTGAAGGCTGCCCGCGAGCGCAAGCTTCTCGTCGCGGCAGAGTGA
- a CDS encoding GlsB/YeaQ/YmgE family stress response membrane protein — protein sequence MEGLGFLGTIIIGGLAGWLAGMLMDLRFGVFMNIVIGVVGAALASAILQRAGIWIEPGAWGGLVSGFIGACALLFIAKIVRR from the coding sequence ATGGAAGGTTTGGGTTTTCTCGGCACGATCATCATCGGCGGCTTGGCCGGATGGTTGGCCGGCATGTTGATGGACCTGCGCTTCGGCGTGTTCATGAACATCGTTATCGGCGTGGTGGGCGCGGCTTTGGCAAGCGCCATCCTGCAGCGCGCCGGCATCTGGATTGAACCGGGTGCCTGGGGCGGACTGGTGAGCGGTTTCATCGGCGCCTGTGCTCTGCTATTCATCGCCAAAATCGTAAGACGCTAA
- the dusB gene encoding tRNA dihydrouridine synthase DusB, with the protein MSPADLASPFALATVPIRNRLVLAPMSGVTDLPFRQLAWRYGAGLVVTEMVASRELAHNKGESWERLKGTGISPHMVQLAGREAHYMAEAARICEANGADIIDINMGCPAKKVTGGYSGSALMRDPDHALSLIEAVVGAVSVPVTVKMRLGWDEQSINAPHIAARAESAGVSLITVHGRTRMQFYEGRADWDAIRQVRDAIRIPLIANGDVETVEDAAEILRRSGADAVMVGRGAQGRPWHCGVLAGAPEPGAQERADIACEHYEMMLQFYGREAGLRHARKHVGWYLDRNAADLAPAVKAAVMTQRDPDRVLQVLQQEIAGNAGQASREAA; encoded by the coding sequence TTGAGTCCTGCCGATCTTGCATCCCCCTTTGCTCTCGCGACGGTTCCCATCCGGAACCGGCTCGTGCTTGCGCCCATGTCAGGCGTCACCGACCTGCCGTTCCGGCAGCTCGCCTGGCGCTACGGCGCAGGCCTGGTGGTGACGGAAATGGTGGCAAGCCGCGAGCTGGCGCATAATAAGGGCGAGTCCTGGGAAAGGCTGAAAGGCACCGGTATCTCGCCGCATATGGTGCAGCTTGCGGGCCGGGAGGCGCATTACATGGCGGAGGCGGCGCGGATCTGCGAAGCCAATGGCGCCGATATCATCGACATCAACATGGGATGTCCCGCCAAGAAAGTGACGGGCGGCTATTCCGGCTCGGCCCTGATGCGGGATCCCGATCACGCCCTGTCGCTGATCGAGGCGGTTGTGGGAGCGGTCAGCGTGCCCGTCACCGTGAAGATGCGGCTCGGCTGGGACGAGCAGTCGATCAACGCGCCGCACATTGCCGCGCGCGCCGAAAGCGCCGGCGTGAGCCTGATCACCGTGCATGGCCGCACGCGCATGCAATTCTACGAGGGCCGCGCCGATTGGGACGCGATTCGCCAGGTGAGGGACGCCATCCGCATCCCGCTCATCGCCAATGGCGACGTCGAGACCGTCGAGGATGCAGCCGAGATCTTGCGCCGGTCCGGAGCCGATGCCGTGATGGTCGGCCGCGGCGCACAGGGACGCCCCTGGCATTGCGGCGTGCTGGCCGGCGCGCCGGAGCCGGGAGCGCAGGAGCGCGCCGATATTGCCTGCGAACATTATGAGATGATGCTGCAATTCTACGGCCGCGAGGCCGGGCTGCGCCACGCCCGCAAACATGTCGGCTGGTATCTCGATCGGAATGCCGCTGATCTGGCCCCCGCCGTCAAGGCGGCTGTCATGACGCAACGAGATCCTGACAGGGTCTTGCAGGTGCTTCAGCAGGAAATTGCAGGAAATGCCGGACAAGCGTCCAGGGAGGCCGCATGA
- a CDS encoding methyl-accepting chemotaxis protein: protein MRIWGGADDRAVLEAVGKSQAIIEFKLDGTILTANENFCNALGYRLEEIIGKHHRIFVEPSEAASGDYTQFWAKLGRGEYDRRQYKRITKSGAEVWIEASYNPVFRGGKPYKVVKFATDITAHKLRSAEDAGKLDAISRAQAMIEFTPTGEILGANENFLSALGYQLADIKGQRHAMFCDPAYVQSAEYQQFWAKLAAGIFIADEFERIGKGGRKVYIQASYNPIFDMNGKVFKVVKFATDVSERVTNVRQLAEALQAMSDGDLTQELAKPFLPALDQLRQDYNATAAKLRGTLETILENAGAIAAASQEIQTASNDLARRTEQQAASVEETAAALEEITTTGADSSNRAQEAGRLVRRTKENAEYSGQVVRQTVDAMGRIEQSAGEIGNIIGVIDEIAFQTNLLALNAGVEAARAGEAGKGFAVVAQEVRELAQRSAKAAKEIKALISASNDHVKNGVTLVGDTGKVLQEIVAQVLQVDSNVGAIVEGAREQATGLKEINIAVNTMDQGTQQNAAMVEQTSAAAHSLAREAERLFELIGQFDIGHGSASAGRTGGAAAGSRRPAPRSSAPAASYGSRLPLSTRGNAALKTENWEDF from the coding sequence ATGCGAATATGGGGCGGAGCGGACGACAGGGCAGTGCTTGAGGCAGTCGGCAAGTCGCAGGCGATCATCGAATTCAAGCTGGACGGCACGATCCTGACGGCGAACGAGAATTTCTGCAACGCCCTCGGCTATCGGCTGGAGGAAATAATCGGCAAGCATCATCGCATATTCGTTGAGCCGTCCGAGGCCGCCTCGGGCGATTACACCCAGTTCTGGGCCAAGCTTGGCCGCGGCGAGTATGATCGCCGCCAGTACAAGCGGATCACCAAAAGCGGCGCGGAGGTCTGGATCGAAGCCTCCTACAATCCTGTCTTTCGCGGCGGCAAGCCCTACAAAGTGGTCAAGTTCGCAACGGACATTACCGCGCACAAACTGCGATCGGCGGAAGATGCCGGCAAGCTGGACGCAATTTCCCGCGCTCAGGCGATGATCGAATTCACGCCCACCGGCGAGATCCTCGGGGCGAACGAAAACTTTCTGTCCGCACTCGGGTATCAACTTGCCGATATCAAGGGCCAGCGGCATGCAATGTTCTGCGACCCTGCCTATGTGCAGAGCGCGGAATACCAGCAGTTCTGGGCAAAGCTTGCCGCGGGGATCTTCATTGCCGATGAATTCGAACGCATCGGAAAAGGCGGCCGGAAGGTCTATATCCAGGCCTCCTACAATCCGATCTTCGACATGAATGGCAAGGTCTTCAAGGTGGTGAAATTTGCCACCGATGTGAGCGAGCGGGTGACCAATGTCCGCCAGCTTGCCGAGGCCCTGCAGGCCATGTCGGATGGCGATCTGACGCAGGAATTGGCAAAGCCGTTCCTGCCTGCGCTCGATCAATTGCGCCAGGATTACAATGCCACTGCGGCCAAGCTCCGCGGTACGCTGGAGACGATCCTGGAAAATGCCGGCGCCATCGCGGCTGCCTCGCAGGAAATCCAGACGGCCTCCAACGATCTCGCCCGCCGAACGGAACAGCAGGCCGCTTCGGTGGAGGAAACCGCCGCCGCGCTCGAGGAGATCACCACGACCGGTGCCGATTCCAGCAACCGGGCGCAGGAAGCAGGTCGCCTCGTGCGCCGCACAAAGGAAAACGCGGAATATTCGGGTCAGGTCGTGCGCCAAACCGTGGACGCCATGGGGCGGATCGAGCAATCGGCAGGCGAGATCGGCAATATTATCGGCGTGATCGATGAAATTGCCTTTCAGACCAATCTTCTGGCGCTGAATGCCGGTGTCGAGGCCGCACGCGCCGGCGAGGCTGGCAAGGGCTTTGCCGTCGTGGCGCAGGAGGTGCGCGAACTCGCCCAGCGATCGGCCAAGGCAGCCAAGGAGATCAAGGCACTGATCTCGGCCTCCAATGACCATGTGAAGAACGGTGTGACACTGGTGGGCGATACGGGCAAGGTGCTGCAGGAAATCGTTGCCCAGGTGCTGCAGGTCGACAGCAATGTCGGTGCGATTGTCGAAGGCGCCCGCGAGCAGGCAACCGGCCTGAAGGAAATCAATATCGCCGTCAACACGATGGACCAGGGCACGCAGCAGAATGCGGCCATGGTGGAGCAAACCTCCGCCGCCGCCCATAGCCTGGCGCGCGAGGCCGAGCGCCTGTTCGAATTGATCGGTCAGTTCGATATCGGCCATGGCAGCGCCTCGGCCGGACGGACGGGCGGTGCTGCAGCGGGGTCGCGGCGCCCTGCGCCCAGATCCTCAGCGCCTGCGGCAAGCTACGGCTCCAGACTGCCGCTTTCAACGCGCGGCAACGCGGCACTCAAGACCGAGAACTGGGAGGACTTCTAG
- a CDS encoding AraC family transcriptional regulator has translation MGQQDELRLTFADPVRSTEIHAIRNFRGISLQYSRLHLPAEYEFAWEGQGHYLAYHDLILADGEMEVLGETPIAGGDLRDRMTYVPQGQTIKGWAKPVDRPNAFTVLCFDPGIVRTELESEFAAFEPHPQIYFQDFDLGATMSKLARLMANPLQAASSLYLETVSLTATLELLRINFGQSRRKGQPAQLSQAQCRQLLDYIEEHLAEEIGLSDLAALAGLSRFHFSRAFKASFHEAPYQLVLRKRVERAKLMLAQTRLSVHDVALACGFSNAAQLGRIFRNLVGRTPLAFRKTA, from the coding sequence ATGGGACAGCAAGACGAACTTCGACTCACTTTCGCCGATCCGGTTCGCTCGACCGAAATCCACGCGATCCGCAATTTCCGCGGCATCAGCCTGCAATATTCGCGGCTCCATCTTCCGGCGGAATACGAGTTCGCCTGGGAAGGGCAGGGCCATTATCTCGCGTATCACGATCTGATTCTGGCGGATGGCGAGATGGAGGTTCTCGGCGAAACGCCAATTGCCGGCGGCGATCTGCGCGACCGCATGACCTATGTGCCGCAGGGCCAGACGATCAAGGGCTGGGCGAAGCCCGTCGATCGTCCCAATGCATTCACCGTCCTCTGTTTCGATCCCGGGATCGTCCGCACTGAGTTGGAAAGCGAATTCGCCGCATTCGAGCCTCATCCGCAGATCTATTTCCAGGATTTCGACCTCGGCGCGACCATGAGCAAGCTGGCGCGCTTGATGGCGAATCCGCTTCAGGCGGCGTCGAGCCTCTATCTCGAAACGGTCAGCCTGACCGCGACGCTGGAGCTTTTGCGAATCAATTTCGGGCAAAGCCGCAGGAAGGGCCAGCCAGCGCAACTGAGCCAGGCCCAGTGCCGGCAATTGCTGGATTATATCGAGGAGCATCTTGCTGAAGAGATCGGCCTTTCCGACCTCGCGGCGCTTGCCGGCCTCAGCCGGTTTCACTTCTCTCGCGCCTTCAAGGCGAGCTTCCACGAAGCGCCTTATCAGCTGGTTCTGCGCAAGCGTGTCGAGCGCGCGAAACTCATGCTGGCGCAGACGCGTCTGTCGGTCCACGACGTGGCTTTGGCCTGCGGCTTCAGCAATGCAGCGCAACTGGGGCGGATTTTCCGCAACCTGGTCGGGCGCACACCCCTGGCCTTCCGCAAGACCGCGTGA
- the ntrC gene encoding nitrogen regulation protein NR(I) produces MTATILVADDDAAIRTVLNQALTRAGYDVRITSNAATLWRWISAGDGDLVVTDVVMPDENAFDLLPRIKKARPELPVLVMSAQNTFMTAIKASEKGAYDYLPKPFDLTELIAIIGRALAEPKRKPAKLDDDSQDGMPLVGRSAAMQEIYRVLARLMQTDLTLMITGESGTGKELVARALHDYGKRRNGPFVAINMAAIPRDLIESELFGHEKGAFTGAQNRSTGRFEQAEGGTLFLDEIGDMPMDAQTRLLRVLQQGEYTTVGGRTPIRTDVRIVAATNKDLKQLINQGLFREDLYYRLNVVPLRLPPLRDRAEDIPDLVRHFMQQGEKEGLETKRFDNEALEIMKAYAWPGNVRELENLVRRLMALYPQDVITREIMDQELRSDVPDSPIDKMGARQGNLTIAQAVEENMRSYFASFGDNLPPPGLYDRVLTEMEYPLILAALTATRGNQIKAADLLGLNRNTLRKKIRELGVSVYRSSRTT; encoded by the coding sequence ATGACCGCTACGATCCTTGTCGCCGACGATGATGCGGCCATCCGCACCGTCTTGAACCAGGCGCTCACCCGTGCCGGCTATGATGTCCGTATCACCTCGAACGCGGCGACGCTGTGGCGCTGGATTTCGGCGGGGGACGGCGATCTGGTGGTGACGGATGTCGTGATGCCGGATGAAAACGCCTTCGACCTTCTGCCGCGGATCAAGAAGGCGCGGCCGGAGCTGCCGGTCCTGGTCATGAGCGCGCAGAACACGTTCATGACGGCGATCAAGGCCTCGGAAAAGGGCGCCTATGACTATCTTCCCAAACCCTTCGACCTGACGGAGCTGATCGCCATCATCGGACGGGCGCTTGCCGAACCCAAGCGCAAGCCGGCGAAACTGGACGATGATTCGCAGGACGGGATGCCGCTGGTGGGCCGGTCTGCGGCCATGCAGGAGATCTACCGCGTTCTGGCCCGGCTGATGCAGACGGATCTGACGCTGATGATCACCGGCGAATCGGGAACGGGCAAGGAGCTGGTGGCGCGCGCGCTGCATGATTACGGCAAGCGCCGCAACGGTCCTTTCGTGGCCATCAATATGGCTGCCATTCCGCGAGATCTGATCGAGTCGGAATTGTTCGGCCATGAGAAGGGTGCCTTTACCGGCGCGCAGAACCGTTCTACCGGCCGTTTCGAGCAGGCCGAAGGCGGCACCTTGTTTCTCGACGAAATCGGCGACATGCCGATGGATGCGCAGACCCGGCTCCTCAGGGTTCTGCAGCAGGGCGAGTATACGACGGTTGGCGGTCGGACGCCGATCCGCACCGATGTCCGGATTGTCGCAGCGACCAACAAGGATCTGAAGCAGCTGATCAATCAGGGCCTGTTTCGCGAGGATCTCTATTACCGGCTGAACGTCGTGCCGCTGCGCTTGCCGCCCCTGCGGGACCGGGCCGAGGATATTCCCGATCTTGTCCGGCACTTCATGCAGCAGGGCGAGAAGGAGGGGCTCGAAACCAAGCGCTTCGATAATGAGGCGCTGGAGATCATGAAGGCCTATGCCTGGCCGGGCAATGTTCGCGAACTGGAAAACCTCGTCCGCCGCCTGATGGCGCTCTATCCGCAGGACGTCATCACGCGCGAGATCATGGATCAGGAGCTGCGTTCGGATGTGCCCGACAGCCCGATCGACAAGATGGGCGCCCGGCAGGGCAATCTCACCATTGCTCAGGCGGTCGAGGAGAATATGCGCTCCTATTTCGCCAGCTTCGGCGACAATCTGCCGCCGCCCGGCCTTTACGATCGCGTGCTGACGGAAATGGAATACCCGCTGATCCTGGCGGCCCTGACGGCCACCCGCGGCAATCAGATCAAGGCTGCTGATCTTCTGGGATTGAATCGCAACACGCTGCGCAAGAAGATCAGGGAACTCGGTGTCTCGGTCTATCGCAGCTCGAGAACGACTTAG
- a CDS encoding bifunctional 2-C-methyl-D-erythritol 4-phosphate cytidylyltransferase/2-C-methyl-D-erythritol 2,4-cyclodiphosphate synthase yields the protein MIIGTVIVAAGRGERAGSPEEGPKQYRPIGGEPVIRRTLREVLNWPRRGPVVAVIHPDDESLFASACAGLSGASDLHITHGGSTRQQSVLSGLRRLRDSEATHVLIHDAARPFLDHALLDRVAGAWEAGLAAVIPALPVTDTLKRATPAAMIEDTVPRNGLWAAQTPQGFVLADILSAHEAAFRSGRSDFTDDASIAEWAGMPVHLVEGSADNVKLTLKRDIAMADEKLSRQPLIPDVRTGNGYDVHQLVPGDGVTLCGVFLAHDQALRGHSDADVALHALTDALLATCGAGDIGDHFPPSDPQWKGAPSRIFLAHAAKIVRQNGGIITNADVSIIAEAPKIGPHRQAMRQNLSDILEISIDRCSIKATTNETIGFVGRREGIAAIATATVVYGAITP from the coding sequence ATGATCATCGGAACAGTCATCGTTGCCGCCGGACGCGGCGAACGCGCGGGGAGCCCCGAAGAAGGGCCGAAACAATATCGGCCGATCGGCGGCGAGCCGGTGATCCGCCGCACCTTGCGCGAGGTTTTGAACTGGCCGCGGCGGGGGCCGGTCGTGGCCGTCATCCATCCCGATGACGAGAGCCTGTTTGCCAGCGCCTGTGCCGGACTGAGCGGTGCTTCCGATCTGCACATCACCCATGGCGGCAGTACCCGCCAGCAGTCCGTTCTGTCCGGCCTCAGGCGGCTGCGCGACAGCGAGGCCACGCATGTGCTGATCCATGACGCCGCCCGCCCCTTTCTCGACCACGCCCTTCTCGACCGCGTCGCCGGCGCCTGGGAGGCGGGTCTTGCCGCCGTCATTCCGGCTCTGCCGGTGACGGATACGCTCAAGCGTGCGACGCCTGCGGCAATGATCGAGGACACGGTGCCCCGCAACGGGCTCTGGGCCGCCCAGACCCCGCAAGGCTTCGTGCTGGCGGACATTCTGTCGGCCCACGAGGCCGCCTTCCGATCCGGCCGAAGCGATTTCACCGATGATGCCTCGATCGCCGAATGGGCGGGAATGCCGGTGCATCTGGTGGAAGGCTCCGCCGATAATGTGAAACTGACCCTGAAGCGAGATATTGCCATGGCCGATGAGAAACTGTCCCGCCAGCCACTGATCCCCGACGTGCGGACCGGCAACGGCTATGACGTGCATCAACTCGTGCCGGGCGACGGCGTGACCCTGTGCGGGGTCTTCCTTGCCCACGACCAGGCGCTGAGGGGCCATTCGGATGCCGATGTCGCACTGCATGCCCTGACGGATGCTCTGCTTGCCACCTGTGGCGCTGGCGATATCGGCGATCATTTCCCGCCCTCCGATCCGCAGTGGAAGGGCGCGCCGTCGCGCATCTTCCTCGCCCATGCCGCCAAGATCGTCCGGCAAAATGGCGGGATCATCACCAATGCGGATGTGTCGATCATCGCAGAGGCGCCGAAGATCGGGCCGCACCGCCAGGCCATGCGGCAGAACCTTTCCGACATTCTGGAGATTTCCATCGATCGTTGCTCGATCAAGGCGACCACCAATGAGACGATCGGCTTTGTCGGACGGCGTGAAGGCATTGCCGCCATCGCCACGGCGACGGTCGTTTACGGAGCGATCACCCCATGA
- a CDS encoding type II toxin-antitoxin system RatA family toxin yields the protein MPKFENHRPVRHSPEDMFALVADVEKYPQFLPLCDALTIRSRKERDGKTLLLADMTVGYKAIRETFTTQVLLNPAELTIDVKYIEGPFKYLDNRWRFQPAPEGCVVDFYIDYEFKSRILGAVMGSMFDRAFRMFAEAFEQRADKIYAQPR from the coding sequence ATGCCGAAGTTTGAAAACCACCGCCCCGTTCGACACTCTCCGGAAGACATGTTCGCGCTTGTCGCCGATGTCGAGAAATACCCGCAATTTCTGCCGCTCTGCGATGCGTTGACCATTCGCTCCCGCAAGGAGCGCGATGGCAAGACCCTGCTGCTCGCCGATATGACCGTCGGCTACAAGGCGATCCGGGAGACATTCACCACGCAGGTCCTGCTGAACCCGGCGGAACTGACGATCGATGTCAAATATATCGAAGGCCCCTTCAAATACCTCGACAATCGCTGGCGCTTTCAGCCGGCGCCGGAGGGCTGTGTTGTCGATTTCTACATAGACTACGAATTCAAGAGCCGGATTCTCGGCGCCGTCATGGGATCGATGTTCGACCGCGCCTTTCGCATGTTTGCCGAAGCCTTCGAACAGCGTGCCGACAAGATTTACGCGCAGCCGCGTTGA
- a CDS encoding nitrogen regulation protein NR(II), with the protein MSATEGDQGGNALAMAVLNSVQNPVILVNEEGRIAFANWEAEAFFGASTTHLARNKISTFIPFGSPLLALIDQVRERKAPVNEYRVDLSSPRLGQDKLVDLYVAPVVSEPGSVVVVFQERSMADKIDRQLTHRAAARSVTGLASMLAHEIKNPLSGIRGAAQLLETSVADEDRSLTRLICDETDRIVSLVDRMEVFSDERPVDRAPLNIHAILDHVKAVAKAGFARDIKIVENYDPSLPPVYANRDQLVQVFLNLIKNAAEAIGGQPDGEILLTTAYRPGIRLSVAGTREKISLPLEFCVIDNGPGVPPDLLPHLFDPFITTKTNGSGLGLALVAKIIGGHGGIIECDSQARRTVFRVLMPMHKDGGSSEDSRSMTTTGSLK; encoded by the coding sequence ATGAGTGCAACTGAGGGTGATCAGGGCGGCAATGCGCTGGCCATGGCGGTCCTGAATTCCGTCCAGAATCCCGTCATTCTCGTCAATGAAGAGGGGCGGATCGCGTTTGCCAATTGGGAGGCGGAAGCCTTTTTCGGCGCCAGCACCACGCATCTGGCGCGCAACAAGATCTCCACCTTCATTCCCTTCGGCAGCCCGCTTCTGGCGCTGATCGATCAGGTGCGCGAGCGCAAGGCCCCCGTCAACGAATATCGCGTCGATCTCTCATCGCCGCGCCTCGGGCAGGACAAGCTGGTGGATCTGTACGTCGCGCCGGTCGTCAGCGAGCCGGGCTCTGTGGTGGTGGTCTTTCAGGAACGCAGCATGGCCGACAAGATCGACCGTCAGCTGACGCACCGGGCCGCGGCACGCTCCGTGACCGGGCTTGCCTCCATGCTGGCGCATGAGATCAAGAACCCGCTATCGGGCATTCGCGGCGCGGCGCAGCTTCTGGAGACCTCCGTTGCCGATGAAGATCGCTCTCTGACGCGGCTCATCTGCGACGAGACGGATCGGATCGTCTCGCTCGTCGACCGTATGGAGGTCTTTTCCGATGAGCGTCCGGTGGATCGCGCACCCTTGAACATTCACGCGATCCTGGATCATGTGAAGGCCGTGGCCAAGGCCGGCTTTGCGCGCGACATCAAGATCGTCGAAAATTACGATCCGTCTCTGCCGCCCGTCTATGCCAATCGCGACCAGCTTGTGCAGGTCTTCCTCAATCTCATCAAGAATGCCGCGGAAGCGATCGGCGGCCAGCCGGATGGCGAGATCCTCCTCACCACGGCCTATCGTCCGGGCATCAGGCTCTCCGTCGCCGGCACCCGCGAAAAGATCTCCCTGCCGCTGGAGTTCTGCGTGATCGATAACGGGCCGGGCGTTCCGCCCGATCTGCTGCCGCATCTCTTCGACCCCTTCATCACCACCAAGACCAATGGCTCAGGCCTTGGTCTGGCGCTCGTGGCCAAGATCATCGGCGGACATGGCGGCATCATCGAATGCGACAGCCAGGCCCGCCGCACCGTCTTCCGCGTCCTCATGCCGATGCACAAGGATGGCGGTTCGAGCGAAGATAGCCGTTCCATGACTACGACAGGAAGCCTGAAATGA